CGGGGGCCAGAGCGAAGCGGGAGAGGCGGAACTCGTCGATGGGGGTGTCGTAGATCTCCTCCCCGTCCACCGCTTCGGGGCGCAGCACCCCCGCGTCGCCGGCCTCGAAGCGGACCACCCGCAGCAGTTCCGGTACGTCGACGTGCTTGGGGGTCAGACCGCAGCGGAGCACGTTGTCCGAGTTGGCCATCAGCTCGACGCCGAGGCCGCTGAGGTAGGCGTGCGGGATGCCGGCGCCGAGGAACAGCGCCTCGCCGGGCTGGAGTTGGACGTGGTTGAGCAGCATGGCGGCCAGCACGCCGGGGTCGCCCGGGTGGTGGTGGGCGATGCCGGCGTAGGCGGCGTAGTCGTCGGCGTACGGGCCGCCCTTGTCCGCCAGCCGGTCGGCGGCGAGGGCCGCCCGCTCGACGGTGCCGGCGATCGCGTGGTGCTCGGCGCTCAGGACGGCGGTGAACACCTCGCGCAGCGCGTCCTCCTCCGGACTGGCGCGCAGGATGTCGACGTACGGCGTGAGGTCGTCGAGGTCCAGGCCCGCGAGGAGGTCGGCGGCCTGCGCCGGGTGCCGGAAGCCGCACAGCCCGTCGAAGGGGGTGAGCGCGACGATCAGTTCGGGCTTGTGGTTGGCGTCCTTGTAGTTGCGGTGGGCGGCGTCGACGGGGATGCCGCGCCGCTCCTCGTCGGCGAAGCCCTCCCCGGCCTGCGCCAGATCGGGGTGGACCTGGAGGGAGAGCGGGGAGCCGGCCGCGAGCAGTTTGAGCAGGAAGGGCAGCCGGGGGCCGAAGGCGCGGACGGTGTCGGCGCCGAGTTCGGTTTCCGGGGCGGCGTCGATCACCTCGGCCAGGGAGACGGGGCCCGCGCCGCGGTCGATGCGGGAGGGGGCGCCGGGGTGGGCGCCCATCCACATCTCGGCCTGCGGTTCGCCGGTCGGTGCGATGCCGAGGAGTTCCGGGAGGGCGGTGGTGGAACCCCAGGCGTAGGGGCGCACGGTATTGGCGAGGCGGTCCATGGGACTACTGCTTCCTGAGGGACGTACGTGGCTGCGCAGTCATGCGGCCGGCCTG
This portion of the Streptomyces sp. 2114.4 genome encodes:
- the manA gene encoding mannose-6-phosphate isomerase, class I; protein product: MDRLANTVRPYAWGSTTALPELLGIAPTGEPQAEMWMGAHPGAPSRIDRGAGPVSLAEVIDAAPETELGADTVRAFGPRLPFLLKLLAAGSPLSLQVHPDLAQAGEGFADEERRGIPVDAAHRNYKDANHKPELIVALTPFDGLCGFRHPAQAADLLAGLDLDDLTPYVDILRASPEEDALREVFTAVLSAEHHAIAGTVERAALAADRLADKGGPYADDYAAYAGIAHHHPGDPGVLAAMLLNHVQLQPGEALFLGAGIPHAYLSGLGVELMANSDNVLRCGLTPKHVDVPELLRVVRFEAGDAGVLRPEAVDGEEIYDTPIDEFRLSRFALAPGAAPRPLVSRTPQILLCTAGAVRVRGGGGAGDGGGAGGSAEVGGELTLSPGESAFVPAGERLTIAGEGTLFRATVVA